In a single window of the Coffea eugenioides isolate CCC68of chromosome 3, Ceug_1.0, whole genome shotgun sequence genome:
- the LOC113766666 gene encoding uncharacterized protein LOC113766666 — protein sequence MANFNPYFASSSSSSSSQEDEEAILNGATMLLFSPDTEHYDGPLIKIPCRNGDMPGWKDYLGSLDDTHIPVSIPAVEQMAYTNRHGTQSQNVLAICDHDMRFIFVYAGWEGNAYDARVLEIKEKFTIAITSVFALRKLLLWYKEIIRSLTSAECEIFAMLCYAIWNNKNAALFNGKIRNPLSLVNLAAHSLREFHEANTQPIMFPPQTAQLRWLAPPSPHFKINFDAAMSTAQRIFGVGVVVRDHEGSFIASLAKKFVGSVILDKEDILSDLGLIIEDMRLALLDQHCIDVKYIPRKANKVAHTLANQAKNASFSESLWNAPPVFVKQIVLDDF from the exons ATGGCCAACTTTAATCCATATTTTGCTTCCTCCTCTTCTAGCTCAAGCTCTCAAGAAGATGAAGAGGCCATTCTGAACGGTGCAACTATGTTGCTTTTTTCACCGGATACGGAACATTATGATGGGCCTCTTATCAAAATACCATGTCGCAATGGAGACATGCCTGGTTGGAAA GACTATTTAGGTTCTTTGGACGACACTCATATCCCTGTATCAATTCCGGCAGTAGAGCAAATGGCTTACACTAATAGGCATGGGACTCAATCACAAAACGTATTAGCTATATGTGACCATGATATGCGATTTATTTTTGTCTATGCCGGATGGGAAGGTAACGCATATGATGCACGGGTGCTAGAAATT AAAGAAAAATTCACAATTGCCATCACTTCAGTTTTTGCTCTGCGGAAATTATTGCTCTGGTATAAAGAAATTATTCGCTCATTGACGTCTGCGGAATGTGAAATTTTTGCTATGTTGTGCTATGCAATTTGGAACAATAAGAATGCAGCTTTGTTCAATGGTAAAATTCGAAATCCTCTATCCTTAGTCAACTTGGCGGCTCACAGCCTTAGAGAATTTCATGAGGCCAATACCCAACCTATTATGTTTCCACCCCAAACTGCTCAACTGAGATGGTTAGCCCCGCCTTCTCCCcactttaaaattaattttgatgCTGCCATGTCCACAGCTCAAAGAATCTTTGGCGTTGGAGTAGTGGTTCGTGACCATGAAGGCTCTTTTATTGCTAGCCTTGCAAAGAAATTCGTTGGTTCG GTTATCCTTGATAAGGAAGACATCCTGTCTGACTTAGGCCTGATTATTGAGGATATGCGTTTAGCCTTACTAGATCAACATTGTATTGATGTCAAATACATACCGAGGAAGGCAAATAAGGTTGCGCATACCTTAGCCAATCAAGCTAAGAATGCTAGCTTTTCTGAATCTCTTTGGAATGCTCCTCCAGTCTTTGTCAAACAAATTGTGCTGGACGATTTCTAG